Within Acidobacteriota bacterium, the genomic segment TCCGCGCCCAGCAAATGTTTGACGAAATAATCCCAGCGGCGGCGAGTCATGTACGGTTCATTGCCAAATCCGTGCGGGCGATTGGGGAACAGAATCAGGTCGAAATCCTTGTTGGCTTTGATCAGTTCGTTGACGACCAGCAGCGTGCTGTACGGCGGCACGTTGTTGTCCATCGTGCCGTGCGCCAATAGCAATTTGCCTTTCAGATTTTTGGCAAAGCTTTGATTCGCCTGACTGTCGTAGCTGGTTGTGCCGTCCGCGTTGCGCACCAGCAACCCCGTCCATTTTTCGGCCCAATCGTCTTCGTATTCGCGGTTGTCGTGGTTTCCGGCTTGTGCGACGCCGACTTTGAAAAAGTCCGGGTAATGGAACATTGCCGCTGCCGTAGCATTGCCTCCGCCGGAATGGCCATACATTCCCACGCGGTCAATGTCTATCCACGGATATTTCTGTGCCAGTTGCTTCATTCCGGTGACTTGATCAGGAATGGTGTTGTCGCCCATATCGCCGTAATACCCTTCGTGGAATTTCTTCGACCGCCAGGGCGTTCCCATCCCGTCAATCTGCACGACGACGAATCCGAGTTCGGCCAGCGACTGTTGATCACCGCGATCCGCCGCGAAGCTGCGCCCACGCACGCTGCCGGTTTGCGGGCCGGGATAAACGTTATTGATGATCGGATATTTCTTGTTTGGGTCGAGTTTTGTCGGCACAAACATCAATCCGTACAAGTCTGTGACACCGTCGCGGGCTTTGACGGTAATCGGTTGCGGCGGTTTCCAGCCCGTCGCCAATAATCTGGTAATGTCTGCTTTTTCGAGCGTCAAAATCTGTTTGCCGTCGGCGTCGCGCAGCACGGCAATTGGCGGAACGTCAGGTTTGGAATAGCTGTCTGTGAAGAAGCCGCCCGAAGGTGCAAGCGCGATGTCGTGATCGGCGTCTTCGGGCGTCAACAGCTTCAATCCCTTGCCGTCGAAGCCGATTCGATACAGATGACGAAAGTACGGATCACGGCCTTTTTCCTTGCCGACGCCGAGGAAATACAGCAAGCGGTTTTTCTCATCCACGCGCAGCACTTGCGTGACGTTGCCTTCGCCCGTGGTGATTTGGTGTTTCAGCTTGCCGGTGGTTGCGTCATACAGGTACAGCTGTCCCCAATTGTCCCGTTCCGAAAACCACAGGATTTCGTTCGATGCGGCCAGATAGCGCCAATTGACTTTGCCGTTGCCGGATTCAAAAAACGTGGCGACTTTTTCCTCCAGCACGTCGCGCACGTCGCCGGTTTCGGGGTTGGCGATGCGAAACTTTTCTTCTTTGTGGTCGCGCGAAGTCGAAACGAAGGCGAGTTGTTTGCCGTCGTCACTCCATTGCACATCGGCCCAGACGCCTCCGCAAACGATGTGGTCGCACAGCGTCGAACGATGCGGATCGGGCGGCATTTTCAACCGGACGACTTTCGCCGCGTCCACGTCAATCACGACGCGTTCGATCATGAAAATCTTGGCATCGCCGGGCAGCGGATATTTCCAGGCTTCCAGCTTCGGATGACCGATCTGCGTATTGACCAAATACATTTCGCCTACGCCGCGTCCGTCGTGCTGAAAGGTGGCGATTTTTTTGGAATCCGGGGACCAGGCAAGCACCGGGTTATCGCTTTTCGTCCAGCCGGCGTTGTTTGTTGCGTAACCGAAATCTTTCACGCCATCGGTGGTCAGTTGCGTTTCCTTGCCGGTCGCAACCTCGCGAACCCATAAGTTGTAATCGCGAATGAACGCCGTGAGTTTGCCATCGGGCGATGTGGACATGGCGTC encodes:
- a CDS encoding DPP IV N-terminal domain-containing protein, whose amino-acid sequence is MGYNTTPLVLRGGVRPTWLPDGRFWYRVTTENGTEFILVDPMRGTRSPAFDHAKLAAALSAVTNAKYEAVKLPFQQIEFSADGKTISFTVERRRASCDLQSYQCKLGAEMAGGRGNSQRGGRFGADAMSTSPDGKLTAFIRDYNLWVREVATGKETQLTTDGVKDFGYATNNAGWTKSDNPVLAWSPDSKKIATFQHDGRGVGEMYLVNTQIGHPKLEAWKYPLPGDAKIFMIERVVIDVDAAKVVRLKMPPDPHRSTLCDHIVCGGVWADVQWSDDGKQLAFVSTSRDHKEEKFRIANPETGDVRDVLEEKVATFFESGNGKVNWRYLAASNEILWFSERDNWGQLYLYDATTGKLKHQITTGEGNVTQVLRVDEKNRLLYFLGVGKEKGRDPYFRHLYRIGFDGKGLKLLTPEDADHDIALAPSGGFFTDSYSKPDVPPIAVLRDADGKQILTLEKADITRLLATGWKPPQPITVKARDGVTDLYGLMFVPTKLDPNKKYPIINNVYPGPQTGSVRGRSFAADRGDQQSLAELGFVVVQIDGMGTPWRSKKFHEGYYGDMGDNTIPDQVTGMKQLAQKYPWIDIDRVGMYGHSGGGNATAAAMFHYPDFFKVGVAQAGNHDNREYEDDWAEKWTGLLVRNADGTTSYDSQANQSFAKNLKGKLLLAHGTMDNNVPPYSTLLVVNELIKANKDFDLILFPNRPHGFGNEPYMTRRRWDYFVKHLLGAEPPTGFELHPPTQAVPFGSDD